The following proteins come from a genomic window of Acinetobacter baumannii:
- a CDS encoding AraC family transcriptional regulator: MKYAWAFERSVHSVRLMADFALESGISYQTILQGTGLSQQQLLDPNMVVTGHQELQLIHNLVEQLGDRPTLGLEVGTRYHFTTFGPLGMALMSSASIREALDLALTYFTLTFAFTRFDVSDTPQGIRIEIDEQDIPSSVRQFIIERDAAALITVQRDLVQDNFCQYLAFSFQPKGDAEPYRNLFGVMPEFGAAKSFVILDPQKVDQKLLMANELVLHTAEEQCRQILEKRQSQNKFTTLVQQQLMSMRGEMPSMDIVADRLHLNIRTLRRHLASEGMTFIQIREEVRQVLAEQYLALPKASVEQIAEWLGYAEPASFIHAYKRWHGKTPHAMRLNSQ; encoded by the coding sequence GTGAAGTATGCATGGGCATTTGAACGCAGTGTACATAGTGTTCGGTTAATGGCTGATTTCGCGCTGGAATCAGGCATCTCTTATCAGACAATTTTGCAAGGGACTGGGCTTAGCCAACAACAATTACTTGACCCTAATATGGTGGTGACAGGCCATCAGGAATTACAGTTGATTCATAACTTGGTTGAGCAATTAGGAGACAGACCGACATTAGGCTTAGAGGTGGGCACACGCTATCATTTCACCACATTTGGGCCATTAGGCATGGCTCTGATGAGTAGTGCGAGCATTCGTGAAGCACTGGATCTGGCTTTAACCTATTTTACTTTAACCTTTGCTTTTACCCGCTTTGATGTGTCGGATACACCACAAGGAATCCGTATCGAAATTGATGAGCAAGATATTCCATCTTCAGTGCGTCAATTCATTATTGAACGCGATGCCGCTGCACTCATTACGGTACAGCGAGATTTGGTACAGGATAATTTTTGCCAATATTTGGCTTTTTCTTTCCAACCCAAAGGTGATGCCGAGCCTTATCGGAATTTATTTGGGGTCATGCCAGAATTTGGTGCAGCTAAAAGTTTTGTGATTCTTGATCCGCAAAAAGTAGATCAAAAGCTACTTATGGCGAATGAGTTGGTTCTGCACACTGCAGAAGAACAATGTCGTCAAATATTAGAAAAGCGCCAATCACAAAATAAATTTACAACCTTAGTGCAACAGCAGCTGATGAGTATGCGTGGGGAAATGCCATCTATGGATATAGTGGCTGATCGACTGCATTTAAATATAAGAACCCTGCGCCGTCACTTGGCATCGGAAGGAATGACTTTTATCCAGATTCGTGAAGAGGTTAGACAGGTCTTAGCAGAGCAATATTTGGCATTACCAAAAGCTTCTGTTGAGCAAATTGCCGAATGGTTAGGTTATGCCGAACCTGCCAGTTTTATTCATGCTTATAAAAGATGGCATGGGAAAACACCTCATGCCATGCGGTTAAATAGCCAATAG
- a CDS encoding flavin-containing monooxygenase — translation MTAQMKTNASAKKAVNSPSHIYDTFIVGAGISGIAAAIRLDQVGYTNYKIIEKAGRVGGTWRENTYPGCGCDVPSALYSYSFAPSAKWSHLFARQPEILSYLEDVSNEFNITSKIEFNNELLNAAWDESRHLWVLDTTTGQYLSRTVIFATGPITEAQIPRLEGLDTFTGEMFHSAKWNHDYDLTGKRIAVIGTGASAIQFVPQIQPKAKELFVFQRTAPWVLPKPDTDLGEFSKSIIAKYPAIQASWRKSVALTLNAINFGLRNPLALKPVNVLGKQLLKLQIADPELRKNVTPNFDIGCKRILFANNYYPALQAPNTTLIPHGLVKVEGNTVIAANGERHEVDVIIWGTGFEVSHPPIGKRVFNEKGQRLNDLWKNSSPEAYLGTNIENVPNAFLVLGPNVLVYDSFIGLAEAQLDYIVDGLLKIKNKGISKLNVKADVIKKHNDLVQKHLQTTVFNSGGCKSYYLDANGRNFAAWPWSLKKLKQRLKKLDLKDYEVTYQMSKTH, via the coding sequence ATGACTGCTCAAATGAAAACAAATGCATCAGCAAAAAAAGCTGTCAATTCACCTAGCCATATTTACGATACCTTTATTGTCGGTGCCGGAATTTCCGGTATCGCCGCAGCGATTCGTCTCGACCAAGTTGGCTATACCAACTATAAAATTATTGAAAAAGCAGGACGTGTAGGTGGCACTTGGCGTGAAAACACCTATCCGGGCTGTGGCTGTGATGTACCTTCGGCTTTGTATTCTTATTCGTTTGCACCTAGTGCAAAATGGAGTCACTTATTTGCACGTCAGCCGGAAATCTTAAGTTACTTAGAAGATGTAAGTAACGAGTTTAATATCACGTCTAAAATTGAGTTTAACAACGAACTGCTCAATGCTGCTTGGGATGAATCACGCCATTTGTGGGTACTTGATACAACTACTGGTCAATATCTATCGCGAACTGTTATTTTTGCAACAGGCCCAATTACCGAAGCCCAGATTCCACGTCTTGAAGGTTTGGATACCTTTACAGGTGAAATGTTCCATTCAGCGAAATGGAATCATGACTACGACCTTACTGGAAAACGCATTGCTGTAATTGGTACAGGTGCATCTGCCATCCAGTTTGTGCCACAAATTCAACCTAAAGCAAAAGAGCTATTTGTGTTCCAACGTACGGCTCCTTGGGTACTGCCAAAACCGGATACGGATTTGGGTGAGTTTAGTAAATCAATTATTGCCAAATATCCAGCAATTCAGGCAAGTTGGCGTAAAAGTGTAGCGCTAACCCTCAATGCGATTAATTTTGGTTTACGTAACCCACTTGCACTAAAACCAGTAAATGTACTCGGCAAGCAATTACTTAAACTTCAAATTGCAGACCCTGAGTTACGTAAAAACGTAACGCCTAATTTTGATATTGGCTGTAAACGTATTTTGTTTGCTAACAATTACTACCCTGCACTACAAGCACCAAATACCACGCTTATTCCACATGGCCTGGTTAAAGTCGAAGGCAATACGGTGATTGCAGCTAATGGCGAACGCCATGAAGTTGATGTGATTATTTGGGGTACAGGTTTTGAAGTATCTCACCCACCAATCGGCAAACGTGTGTTTAATGAAAAAGGCCAACGTTTAAATGATTTGTGGAAAAATAGTTCACCGGAAGCTTACTTAGGAACCAACATTGAAAATGTACCAAATGCATTCTTAGTATTGGGACCAAACGTACTGGTTTATGACTCATTTATTGGTTTGGCAGAAGCACAGCTCGACTATATCGTAGATGGTTTGTTAAAAATTAAAAACAAAGGAATTAGCAAGTTAAATGTTAAGGCTGATGTAATTAAAAAGCACAACGACTTGGTGCAAAAGCACTTACAAACCACTGTATTCAATAGTGGTGGCTGTAAGAGTTATTACCTTGACGCTAACGGTCGCAACTTTGCAGCATGGCCGTGGTCATTGAAAAAGCTTAAACAACGTTTGAAAAAACTAGATTTGAAGGATTATGAAGTTACATATCAAATGTCAAAGACACATTAA
- a CDS encoding class I SAM-dependent methyltransferase, with protein MKEGQSSRTAEAAAALRANHFKNTTNPVFSDPYAFEMTSKGWKKLLSTPLIVKLMNSPILNRTLGLLSGQVVGRSRYAEDLLNQAVQHNIEQYVLVGAGLDSFVLRKSQHYPTLKIFEVDHPDTQTAKQSKLKKLGELPSTVEFVSINFEKESISEALARSRYIRKAPAFFSWLGTTHYLKPETTLQTLKSIAEFAANGSEVVLDYSTDFQELKGIERLGSMGVAQFTHLLKEPLLGQFKPSDLHQAVEKMGFEVVEDLSGEAITERYFYNRADNIRHTSATRLLHLRLKK; from the coding sequence ATGAAAGAAGGTCAATCAAGTCGTACTGCCGAAGCCGCTGCTGCTTTACGTGCGAATCACTTTAAAAATACGACAAACCCTGTATTTTCAGATCCCTATGCTTTTGAAATGACCAGTAAAGGTTGGAAAAAGCTTTTATCTACACCACTCATTGTTAAATTAATGAATTCACCCATTTTAAACCGTACCTTAGGTTTATTGAGTGGACAGGTTGTCGGCCGATCACGTTATGCCGAGGACTTACTTAATCAAGCTGTTCAACACAATATTGAGCAATATGTTTTGGTTGGAGCGGGTTTAGACTCTTTTGTGCTCCGAAAATCACAGCATTATCCAACTTTAAAAATTTTTGAGGTTGACCATCCTGATACTCAGACTGCCAAACAATCTAAACTCAAAAAATTAGGCGAACTCCCTTCTACTGTTGAATTTGTTTCTATTAACTTTGAGAAAGAATCTATCTCTGAGGCGCTTGCCCGAAGTCGCTATATACGAAAAGCTCCGGCTTTCTTTTCTTGGCTGGGCACCACTCATTATTTAAAGCCGGAAACTACGCTGCAAACTTTAAAAAGTATTGCTGAATTTGCTGCAAACGGCAGCGAAGTGGTACTCGACTATTCGACCGATTTTCAGGAATTAAAAGGTATTGAGCGACTCGGGAGTATGGGCGTTGCACAGTTTACCCATTTGCTGAAAGAACCTTTACTAGGTCAATTTAAACCTTCAGATTTACATCAGGCGGTTGAAAAAATGGGTTTTGAAGTAGTCGAAGACTTGTCTGGTGAAGCTATTACTGAACGTTATTTTTATAACCGTGCCGACAATATACGCCATACATCGGCAACACGTTTGCTACATTTGCGTTTAAAGAAATAA